The following proteins come from a genomic window of Legionella cherrii:
- the sufC gene encoding Fe-S cluster assembly ATPase SufC translates to MLEIKDLSVEINDQAILKGINLQVKAGEVHAIMGPNGSGKSTLSKVLAGHPSYHMTGGEISYLGQDLAPLSPEERARAGIFLSFQYPVEIPGVTNVNFLKASVNAVRKGQGKNTLDAIEFLTFIREKCQLLEMDESFLYRSINEGFSGGEKKRNEILQMAALEPKLAILDETDSGLDIDALRIISHGVNAMRSPERSIILVTHYQRLLDYIEPDFIHVLVNGRIIMSGDKTLALELEKKGYSWLEETV, encoded by the coding sequence ATGTTAGAAATTAAAGACTTAAGTGTTGAAATAAATGATCAAGCTATTTTAAAAGGCATTAATCTTCAGGTAAAGGCGGGTGAAGTTCATGCCATTATGGGACCTAATGGTTCAGGAAAAAGTACTCTGTCTAAGGTATTGGCCGGCCATCCTTCTTATCATATGACTGGTGGAGAAATAAGCTATTTAGGCCAGGATTTAGCTCCTTTATCTCCCGAGGAAAGAGCGCGTGCCGGTATATTTCTATCTTTTCAGTACCCTGTAGAAATACCTGGCGTAACGAACGTCAATTTTCTCAAGGCTTCCGTTAATGCAGTACGTAAAGGCCAGGGAAAAAACACATTAGATGCTATTGAGTTTCTGACCTTCATTCGAGAGAAATGTCAGTTATTGGAAATGGATGAAAGTTTTTTATACCGCAGCATTAATGAAGGGTTTTCTGGTGGCGAAAAAAAGCGCAATGAAATTTTACAGATGGCTGCCTTAGAACCAAAGCTTGCTATTTTGGATGAGACCGACTCAGGGTTGGATATCGATGCATTGCGGATTATTTCCCATGGTGTTAACGCCATGCGTTCACCAGAGCGCTCCATTATTTTAGTAACGCATTATCAGCGTTTGCTGGATTATATTGAGCCAGATTTTATTCATGTGCTGGTCAATGGTCGTATTATTATGTCCGGTGATAAAACATTAGCACTTGAATTAGAGAAAAAAGGGTACAGTTGGCTTGAGGAAACGGTGTAG